CGATTGCGGACGCCTCCGGAGATTCTTCCGATTACGATTCCAGCCGTGATCCCGGTTGCCGTTCCAGTTGAGGTGAGTGCAGCGCTCAGGGGCGATCCTCCGCAAGATGCCGTTTCTGTCGCCCACTCTGTCCAGTCTCATATCGCGCCGAAAGCGCCATCGGCAGCTTCCGATCGCCGCTCTCACCGGCGTCATGGTGTGGATACGAGCGTCCGATTGTTGCTGATCAAAGGCGGGATTTGCATGCCAGGGCGCATCGTCAACCTGAGCCTTGGCGGGTGCAGGATTCGGACCCAGGAGCAGTTCAAGGTGGGAATCTACGTGCGCGTGGAGGCGGAATTTCAGTTGCACGGACTGCCGTTCCGCGTCGGCGGCGTCAGTCAGGCGATCCAGGACAAAAACACTATCGGGGTTCGCTTTTTGGACGTCAGCGAACGGAAACGACGGCAACTGACGGAGTTGATTGCGGAG
This portion of the Acidicapsa acidisoli genome encodes:
- a CDS encoding PilZ domain-containing protein, with the protein product MAAQPETVQEDQQSRKSNGPDRRAYPRHKVDCAAVVSAVSWSMQIWGRVTDVSLGGCRVVTDQRYTAGILVRVEVQFQLRGVAFRFAGVIVGSREARCFAVRFLDVPARRWEELAEVLAEVAQANASALLARLRTPPEILPITIPAVIPVAVPVEVSAALRGDPPQDAVSVAHSVQSHIAPKAPSAASDRRSHRRHGVDTSVRLLLIKGGICMPGRIVNLSLGGCRIRTQEQFKVGIYVRVEAEFQLHGLPFRVGGVSQAIQDKNTIGVRFLDVSERKRRQLTELIAEIAEAFEEAAGERGAGDKPAMTQ